The Methylomonas montana genome has a window encoding:
- the sppA gene encoding signal peptide peptidase SppA, with protein MVENNRDLPEDIAENNPGWEKTVLEKLAFAAIGEQKATRRWGIFFKLLTFAYLTVALGIAVYPHFKDGIDSGSSEHVAIVDVLGTIAEGEGASADTIIEGLRDAAKDKHTKGIILNINSPGGSPVQSAYVYDEIRRLKAEHPQLPIYSVVGDMCASGGYYIAAASDKIFVNHASIIGSIGVIMNGFGFTNVLDKLGVERRLLTAGEHKAMLDPFSPVNQQESKHMQSLLDQVHQQFIAAVREGRGKRLKETEAPGMFSGLIWTGTDGVRLGLADDFGSVDSVARDQFGTEEKVNFTPQERLIDRLAGRFGASFGHAIASSLSLPSMQ; from the coding sequence ATGGTGGAGAATAATCGCGATCTTCCCGAAGATATTGCTGAAAACAATCCCGGTTGGGAAAAAACCGTGCTGGAAAAGTTGGCGTTCGCCGCGATCGGCGAACAGAAAGCGACACGGCGCTGGGGCATATTTTTTAAATTATTGACTTTCGCTTATCTGACGGTCGCACTGGGTATAGCCGTTTATCCGCATTTCAAGGATGGGATCGATTCAGGCAGTTCCGAGCATGTGGCTATCGTCGATGTGTTGGGCACGATTGCCGAAGGCGAGGGCGCCAGCGCCGATACGATCATCGAGGGTTTGCGCGACGCGGCCAAGGATAAACATACCAAGGGTATTATTCTCAACATCAATTCGCCCGGTGGCAGTCCGGTGCAATCGGCTTATGTTTACGACGAAATCCGGCGCTTGAAAGCCGAGCATCCGCAGTTGCCGATTTATTCGGTGGTCGGCGATATGTGCGCGTCGGGTGGCTATTACATCGCTGCGGCCAGCGACAAGATATTCGTGAATCATGCCAGTATCATCGGCTCGATCGGCGTCATCATGAACGGCTTCGGCTTTACGAACGTGCTGGATAAGCTGGGCGTCGAACGGCGCTTATTAACCGCCGGCGAACACAAGGCCATGCTCGACCCGTTCTCGCCGGTTAACCAGCAAGAAAGCAAACATATGCAGTCCTTGCTCGATCAGGTGCATCAGCAATTCATTGCCGCGGTTCGGGAAGGACGGGGTAAGCGATTGAAGGAAACCGAAGCGCCTGGCATGTTTTCCGGCCTGATTTGGACCGGTACGGACGGCGTCAGGTTGGGGTTGGCTGACGATTTCGGCAGTGTCGATAGCGTGGCGCGCGACCAGTTCGGTACCGAAGAGAAGGTGAATTTTACCCCCCAAGAGCGCTTGATAGACCGCTTGGCGGGCAGATTTGGCGCGTCCTTCGGTCATGCGATAGCCAGCAGTTTGTCTCTACCATCCATGCAGTAG
- the rluC gene encoding 23S rRNA pseudouridine(955/2504/2580) synthase RluC: MNTAANQTNPQVQWLEITEANSEQRLDNFLITYLKGVPKTRIYRMVRKGEVRVNKGRIDVSYKLQLGDIVRIPPVRVADKKDKIIVQPTLKFSLENHILYEDDGFIVLNKPAGFAVHGGSGVSSGVIEGLRQVRPQQKFLELVHRLDKETSGCLLIAKKRSVLKVLHELFRGDGIQKTYLALLVGQFQRKKQLVEVPLLKNVAQGGERMVVVSQAGKSAETLFTRLKQYQDVTLVHAAPKTGRTHQIRVHAAWLGHPIVADDRYGDDDTNKAFKKRGYKRLFLHAEQLQFAHPVSGDSLHFTAPLPEDLQELLSHEKPL, translated from the coding sequence ATGAATACCGCAGCAAATCAGACCAATCCGCAAGTGCAATGGCTGGAAATTACCGAGGCAAACAGCGAACAACGGCTCGATAATTTTCTGATCACTTATCTCAAAGGCGTGCCTAAAACCCGTATCTACCGCATGGTCAGAAAGGGTGAAGTTCGAGTCAACAAAGGCCGTATCGACGTCAGTTATAAACTACAGCTCGGCGACATCGTGCGAATTCCGCCGGTCAGAGTCGCGGATAAAAAAGACAAAATCATCGTCCAACCGACCTTGAAGTTCAGCCTGGAAAACCACATTCTCTACGAAGACGACGGCTTTATCGTACTCAACAAGCCAGCCGGCTTTGCGGTGCATGGCGGCAGCGGCGTCAGTTCCGGTGTGATCGAAGGGCTCAGGCAGGTCAGGCCGCAGCAGAAGTTTTTGGAGTTGGTGCATAGGCTGGACAAGGAGACCTCCGGTTGCTTGCTAATCGCCAAGAAACGTTCGGTATTGAAGGTGCTGCATGAACTTTTTCGCGGCGATGGTATCCAGAAGACCTATTTGGCTTTGTTGGTTGGGCAGTTTCAGCGCAAGAAACAACTGGTCGAGGTGCCGTTGCTGAAGAATGTCGCCCAGGGCGGCGAGCGGATGGTGGTGGTCAGTCAGGCCGGTAAATCCGCCGAGACCTTGTTCACCCGCTTGAAACAATATCAGGACGTGACGTTGGTGCATGCTGCGCCCAAGACCGGACGCACCCATCAGATTCGGGTGCATGCGGCTTGGTTGGGGCATCCGATTGTCGCCGACGACCGTTATGGCGACGATGACACGAACAAAGCCTTTAAAAAGCGCGGCTATAAACGCTTGTTTTTACATGCGGAGCAATTGCAGTTCGCGCATCCGGTCAGTGGCGACTCGCTGCACTTTACCGCGCCTTTACCCGAGGATTTACAAGAATTACTAAGCCATGAAAAACCGCTTTGA
- a CDS encoding HAD family hydrolase, with translation MKNRFDLIIFDWDGTLMDSVDWIVHCIQQAAARCVCPVPEAQAIRDIVGLSIENAIQQLFPDQDGETRQKLAADYGKAFFSKQISRDDLFPGVYEMLEQLRSQGYRLAVATGKKSAGLQAAINATGVADLFCATRCADQTASKPNPLMLDEIVAELGVDKRRALMVGDSVHDLQMALNAQVASVGVTCGAHSAATLRQYQPLLCLNYPTDLIGII, from the coding sequence ATGAAAAACCGCTTTGATTTAATTATTTTCGACTGGGACGGCACTTTAATGGATTCGGTGGATTGGATCGTGCATTGCATCCAACAGGCTGCTGCTCGCTGTGTTTGCCCGGTTCCCGAGGCGCAGGCGATCAGGGACATTGTCGGCTTGAGCATCGAAAATGCCATACAACAGCTGTTTCCAGATCAGGATGGCGAAACCCGCCAAAAGTTGGCCGCCGATTATGGCAAAGCCTTTTTTTCCAAGCAGATCAGTCGCGACGATCTGTTTCCCGGCGTCTATGAAATGCTGGAACAGTTACGCAGCCAGGGCTATCGCTTGGCTGTGGCGACTGGCAAGAAAAGCGCGGGTTTGCAGGCGGCGATCAATGCCACTGGTGTCGCCGATCTGTTTTGTGCCACCCGTTGCGCCGATCAAACCGCTTCCAAGCCCAATCCGCTGATGCTGGACGAAATTGTCGCCGAGCTCGGCGTCGATAAGCGGCGCGCGCTGATGGTCGGCGATTCGGTACATGACTTGCAAATGGCCTTAAACGCGCAGGTGGCGTCGGTCGGCGTGACTTGTGGCGCGCACTCGGCAGCAACCTTGCGGCAGTACCAGCCCTTATTATGTTTGAACTATCCCACCGACTTAATCGGAATCATATAG